One window of the Triticum dicoccoides isolate Atlit2015 ecotype Zavitan chromosome 3B, WEW_v2.0, whole genome shotgun sequence genome contains the following:
- the LOC119279593 gene encoding mitogen-activated protein kinase kinase kinase 18-like yields MDATAAKQLRRLRTLGRGASGAVVWLASDDASGELLAVKSAGADAAETLRREGRVMAGLCSPHIVPCLGSRAAPGGEYQLFLEFAPRGSLADEAARSGGSLAERAIQGYAADVAMGLAYLHGNSLVHGDVKARNVMVGADGRAKLADFGCARAADSDRTIGGTPAFMAPEVARGEEQGLAADVWALGCTVIEMATGHAPWSDMDDVFAAVHRIGYTDAVPELPASLSPQAKDFLRKCLARNPRHRSTAAQLLEHPFLASAFRDVDAEPAKQDWMSPKSTLNADFWESDEESETEDMLTSAAERIGSLASPCSALPDWDSDDGWIDVHGERPEASETTSATAIAGTHFGPWSREEGLESEVGVRFADADAGRWYDLVRNVDGAHYFGGYERDLSVSVATDRPLCLIVSHRRKIVKFGCHCDRERTIHFGFAQISFCLELPWRAVCILSSTEWGISKT; encoded by the exons ATGGACGCCACCGCCGCGAAGCAGCTCAGGCGGCTCCGCACGCTCGGGCGCGGCGCGTCCGGCGCCGTCGTCTGGCTCGCCTCCGACGACGCCTCCGGCGAGCTTCTCGCGGTCAAGTCGGCCGGCGCCGACGCGGCCGAGACGCTGCGACGCGAGGGCCGCGTCATGGCCGGGCTCTGCTCCCCGCACATCGTCCCCTGCCTCGGCTCCCGCGCCGCGCCCGGCGGCGAGTACCAGCTCTTCCTCGAGTTCGCGCCGCGCGGCTCGCTGGCCgacgaggccgccaggagcggcgggAGCCTCGCGGAGCGCGCCATCCAGGGGTACGCGGCGGACGTGGCCATGGGGCTTGCCTACCTCCACGGGAACTCGCTGGTGCACGGGGACGTCAAGGCGAGGAACGTCATGGTGGGCGCCGACGGCCGAGCCAAGCTCGCGGACTTCGGTTGCGCGAGGGCCGCGGATTCCGACCGGACAATCGGCGGCACTCCGGCCTTCATGGCGCCCGAGGTGGCGCGCGGGGAGGAGCAGGGCCTGGCGGCCGACGTGTGGGCGCTCGGCTGCACCGTCATCGAGATGGCCACCGGCCACGCCCCGTGGAGCGACATGGACGACGTCTTCGCGGCGGTCCACCGGATCGGATACACGGACGCCGTGCCCGAGCTGCCCGCGTCGCTGTCGCCGCAGGCCAAGGACTTCCTGCGCAAGTGCTTGGCAAGAAACCCCCGCCACCGATCCACCGCCGCGCAGCTCCTAGAGCACCCGTTCCTCGCGTCCGCCTTCCGCGACGTCGACGCGGAGCCGGCGAAGCAGGATTGGATGTCCCCCAAGAGCACACTCAACGCGGACTTCTGGGAGTCGGACGAGGAAAGCGAAACAGAGGACATGCTGACGAGCGCGGCCGAGAGGATCGGGTCGCTGGCGAGCCCTTGCTCGGCCTTGCCAGACTGGGACTCCGACGACGGCTGGATCGACGTGCACGGCGAACGCCCCGAAGCTTCAGAAACGACGTCGGCCACGGCGATCGCCGGCACACATTTCGGTCCTTGGAGCCGTGAAGAAGGATTGGAATCCGAGGTTGGTGTCCGTTTCGCTGATGCGGATGCCGGTAGGTGGTACGACCTTGTGCGGAATGTGGATGGGGCGCATTATTTCGGTGGGTACGAGAGAGATTTGAGTGTCAGTGTTGCTACTGATAGACCATTGTGCCTCATTGTTAGTCATAGACGCAAAATTGTAAAATTCGGTTGTCATTGCGACAGAGAAAGAACAATACATTTTGGTTTTGCACAAATTTCCTTCTGTCTTGAGCTTCCGTGGCGTGCTGTTTGCATCTTATCTTCCACTGAATGGGG AATTTCAAAAACATAG